The following proteins come from a genomic window of Actinomycetes bacterium:
- a CDS encoding SDR family oxidoreductase yields MNDFDGLVAIVTGAGSGIGLATTRALVARGAKVGALDLEPPEDADGVLAMTADVTDQAAVDAAVAAVARRFSGLDVLVNNAGIGATGTVEAGGLDEWRHVFDVNVLGMVRCTRAALPHLRRSSSPAIVNTCSVVAVLGLPERALYGASKGAVLSLTLAMAADLVGERIRVNCVNPGTIDTPWVGRLLDQAPDPGAERGRLAARQPVGRLGTAEEVASAICYLAAPSSSFVTGTALAVDGGMTGLRLPVAQPSPP; encoded by the coding sequence GTGAATGACTTCGACGGACTGGTGGCGATCGTCACCGGCGCGGGCTCGGGGATCGGGCTGGCCACCACGCGGGCGCTCGTGGCCAGAGGTGCCAAGGTGGGGGCGCTCGACCTAGAGCCGCCGGAGGACGCAGACGGCGTCCTGGCGATGACGGCCGACGTCACCGACCAGGCCGCCGTGGACGCCGCCGTCGCTGCGGTCGCCCGGCGCTTCTCAGGCCTGGACGTGCTGGTCAACAACGCCGGGATCGGCGCTACCGGGACTGTGGAAGCGGGCGGCCTGGACGAGTGGCGGCACGTCTTCGACGTCAACGTCCTCGGGATGGTTCGCTGCACCCGGGCGGCCCTGCCCCACCTGCGCCGGTCGTCGTCGCCGGCGATCGTCAACACCTGCTCGGTCGTTGCCGTCCTCGGGCTTCCCGAGCGCGCCCTGTACGGCGCGAGCAAGGGCGCGGTGCTGTCGCTCACCCTGGCCATGGCGGCCGACCTGGTCGGCGAGCGGATCCGGGTGAACTGCGTCAACCCGGGCACGATCGACACGCCCTGGGTCGGCCGCCTGCTCGACCAGGCTCCCGACCCTGGTGCCGAGCGCGGCAGGCTGGCCGCCCGCCAGCCGGTCGGCCGCCTTGGCACGGCCGAGGAGGTCGCGTCGGCGATCTGCTATTTGGCCGCCCCGTCCTCCAGCTTCGTGACCGGCACCGCCTTGGCCGTCGACGGCGGCATGACCGGCCTACGCCTGCCCGTCGCACAGCCGAGCCCGCCCTGA
- a CDS encoding class I SAM-dependent methyltransferase gives MDTLERIERWWDEDAAIYDHVPGHAAATAAERAAWAAALARHLPPGGSVLDVGAGTGFLSLAAARLGCRVTALDLSGRMLDRLRASAAREGLEVTTHQRPADQPPEGPFDAVMSRHLLWTLPDPRRALAAWRAAAPAGRLALFESMWGRADRAEAVRQRLRHGVDRLRRAPRGHHDEYDPGVLAQLPYGGGIGPGALVELVESSGWGPARLERLRDVEWARLLARPPLERVLGVTPTFTVSAG, from the coding sequence ATGGACACGCTGGAGAGGATCGAACGCTGGTGGGACGAGGACGCGGCCATCTATGACCATGTCCCCGGCCATGCGGCGGCGACGGCGGCAGAGCGGGCAGCCTGGGCCGCCGCGCTCGCCCGCCACCTGCCCCCGGGCGGTTCCGTGCTCGACGTGGGAGCCGGCACGGGCTTCCTGTCCCTGGCGGCCGCCCGCCTCGGCTGCCGCGTGACCGCGCTGGACTTGTCGGGCCGCATGCTCGACCGCCTGCGCGCCTCGGCGGCCAGGGAGGGCCTCGAGGTCACGACCCACCAGAGACCGGCCGACCAGCCACCCGAGGGGCCGTTCGACGCGGTGATGTCCCGCCACCTGCTCTGGACGCTGCCTGACCCGCGCCGGGCGCTGGCTGCTTGGCGGGCTGCCGCCCCTGCCGGCCGCCTTGCGCTGTTCGAGAGTATGTGGGGTCGGGCCGACCGGGCCGAGGCCGTCCGCCAGCGCCTTCGGCATGGCGTCGACCGCCTGCGGCGGGCCCCGCGCGGGCACCACGACGAGTACGACCCGGGCGTGCTGGCCCAGCTCCCGTACGGCGGCGGCATCGGCCCGGGCGCGCTCGTGGAGCTGGTCGAGTCGAGCGGCTGGGGCCCGGCCCGGCTCGAGCGGCTCCGCGACGTCGAGTGGGCACGGCTGCTCGCCCGCCCGCCGCTCGAGCGGGTGCTCGGGGTGACGCCCACCTTCACCGTGAGCGCCGGCTGA
- a CDS encoding epoxide hydrolase → MSSTDRVDAEIRPFRVEIPQADLDDLRDRLARTRWPDELPGVGWSRGVPLGYLKELAAYWRDSYDWRKHEAKLNEHPQYTTTINGTDVHFLQVRSPEPDATPLLLIHGWPGSVVEFLDLIGPLTDPRVHGGDAGDAFHLVIPSLPGHGFSGPPGEPGWTDGRIAKAFTELMGRLGYARYGVQGGDVGAFIAPQMGRLEPAHVIGVHVNALVTFPSGDPADMAGLTEAEQERLARHKHFQDELMGYMHIQGTRPQTLAYALTDSPAGQLAWIVEKFKEWTDPAAGLPEDAVDRDRLLTNVMLYWLTGTARSSSNSYYERFHDPSMWAPKERSTVPTGVAVFPTDVAIRRFAEKPDTIVHWSEFDRGGHFAALEAPDLLIGDVREFFRRFR, encoded by the coding sequence ATGAGCAGCACCGACCGTGTCGACGCCGAGATCCGGCCGTTCCGGGTCGAGATCCCCCAGGCCGACCTCGACGACCTGCGCGACCGGCTGGCCCGCACCCGCTGGCCCGACGAGCTGCCAGGCGTCGGCTGGAGCCGCGGGGTGCCGCTGGGCTACCTGAAGGAGCTGGCCGCCTACTGGCGCGACTCCTATGACTGGCGCAAGCACGAGGCCAAGCTCAACGAGCACCCGCAGTACACCACCACGATCAACGGCACCGACGTGCACTTCTTGCAGGTGCGCTCCCCCGAACCCGACGCCACGCCGCTGCTGCTGATCCACGGCTGGCCCGGCTCGGTCGTAGAGTTCCTGGACCTCATCGGGCCGCTGACCGACCCGCGCGTCCACGGCGGCGATGCGGGCGACGCCTTCCACCTGGTGATTCCGTCGCTGCCTGGCCACGGGTTCTCCGGGCCGCCCGGTGAGCCGGGATGGACCGACGGCCGCATCGCCAAGGCGTTCACCGAGCTGATGGGCCGGCTCGGCTACGCCCGCTACGGCGTCCAGGGCGGCGACGTGGGCGCGTTCATCGCCCCGCAGATGGGGCGGCTCGAGCCCGCGCACGTCATCGGCGTGCACGTCAACGCGCTGGTCACCTTCCCCTCCGGCGACCCGGCCGACATGGCCGGCCTCACCGAAGCCGAGCAGGAGCGCTTGGCGCGACACAAGCACTTCCAGGACGAGCTGATGGGGTACATGCACATCCAGGGCACTCGGCCGCAGACCCTGGCCTACGCCCTCACCGACTCCCCGGCCGGGCAGCTGGCCTGGATCGTGGAGAAGTTCAAGGAGTGGACCGACCCGGCGGCCGGGCTGCCCGAGGATGCCGTCGACCGCGACCGTCTGCTCACCAACGTGATGCTGTACTGGCTGACCGGCACCGCCAGGTCGTCGTCCAACTCCTACTACGAGCGGTTCCACGACCCGAGCATGTGGGCGCCAAAGGAACGCTCCACGGTCCCGACCGGCGTGGCGGTGTTTCCCACCGACGTCGCCATCCGGCGCTTCGCCGAGAAGCCTGACACCATCGTGCACTGGTCGGAGTTCGACCGCGGCGGCCACTTCGCCGCCCTGGAAGCACCCGACCTGCTCATCGGTGACGTGCGGGAGTTCTTCCGCCGCTTCCGCTGA
- a CDS encoding MarR family transcriptional regulator, which yields MMPTVPRRQHAVNHGARPESRTPAGDAFTALLGQVIGLTRLFTTAGEALAKPAGQTLARWLVLEVVQDKPATVAQIARALHLARQSVQRVADLLEQDGLAVYEANPRHRRARLLRLTPQGRSTLRTIQAAQRKWADALAAELGEADLRQASIVLERVLQAVGKPAFSP from the coding sequence ATGATGCCAACGGTACCAAGACGACAGCATGCTGTCAACCATGGCGCGCGGCCCGAGTCGCGCACCCCCGCCGGGGACGCCTTCACCGCACTCCTCGGCCAGGTCATTGGGCTCACCCGGCTCTTCACCACGGCCGGGGAGGCGCTGGCCAAGCCCGCCGGCCAGACGCTCGCACGCTGGCTGGTCCTTGAGGTGGTCCAGGACAAACCCGCGACGGTGGCGCAGATCGCGCGCGCCCTGCACCTTGCCCGACAGAGCGTGCAGCGCGTGGCGGACCTCCTCGAGCAGGACGGACTGGCCGTGTACGAGGCCAATCCCCGTCACCGCCGCGCCAGGCTCTTGCGGCTTACGCCACAGGGCCGCTCCACCCTGCGCACCATCCAGGCGGCGCAGCGGAAATGGGCCGATGCGCTGGCGGCCGAGCTCGGCGAGGCGGATCTCCGTCAGGCGAGCATCGTCCTCGAGCGGGTGCTACAAGCTGTCGGGAAGCCGGCATTCTCCCCCTGA
- a CDS encoding helix-turn-helix domain-containing protein, with translation MIEIAVIEDPATAEVSLDPTRARLLAELAEPASATMLAARVGLPRQKVNYHLRELERHGLVELVEERRKGNVTERLLQATAASYVISPAALAAVQPDPARSPDRLSAHWLLALAARLVRDVGRLITGATKAHKRLATFALDGGVRFATAADRAAFVEELAGAVTALVGKYHDVTAEGGRDHRVVVAVHPSVKTGTDTTQTAETEPKEL, from the coding sequence ATGATCGAGATCGCTGTGATCGAGGACCCGGCCACAGCCGAGGTCTCCCTGGACCCGACCCGGGCCCGGCTGCTGGCCGAGCTGGCCGAGCCCGCCTCGGCCACCATGCTGGCCGCCAGGGTCGGCCTGCCAAGACAGAAGGTGAACTACCACCTGCGGGAGCTTGAGCGGCACGGGCTGGTCGAACTCGTGGAAGAACGTCGGAAGGGCAACGTCACCGAGCGGCTGCTGCAGGCCACAGCCGCGTCCTATGTGATCTCGCCGGCCGCGCTCGCCGCGGTGCAGCCCGACCCGGCCCGCTCGCCGGACCGGCTGTCGGCGCACTGGCTGCTCGCCCTCGCCGCCCGGCTGGTGCGGGACGTGGGGAGGCTGATCACCGGTGCGACCAAGGCCCACAAACGGCTCGCCACGTTCGCGCTGGACGGCGGGGTGCGGTTCGCGACGGCGGCCGACCGTGCCGCCTTCGTCGAGGAACTTGCGGGCGCGGTGACCGCGCTGGTCGGCAAGTACCACGACGTGACGGCGGAGGGCGGGCGGGACCACCGCGTGGTCGTCGCCGTCCATCCAAGCGTCAAGACCGGCACAGACACGACCCAGACGGCCGAGACCGAGCCGAAGGAGCTCTGA
- a CDS encoding SRPBCC domain-containing protein: protein MGHDFESHMEIELDATPEQVWEAIATGPGIDAWFMGRNQVEPGEGGTVRTAFGDYTPASTVTAWEPLKRFAYRSSEAEDGRFIAYEFLIEGRSKGSTVLRMVTSGFLPGDDWEAEYDAMTKGLELFFHTLVQYLTYFPGRTATPITAFGPPVTDWERAWVVLNGELGLTGTVTEGDQARFTPDGLPRIDGVVDGVVYFVNPDTLGLRTSDALYRFLRGFHGAMVVGHHLFSDVDQNQAERAWQAWLTRLFD, encoded by the coding sequence ATGGGCCACGACTTCGAGAGCCACATGGAGATCGAGCTCGACGCGACCCCCGAGCAGGTGTGGGAGGCGATCGCCACCGGCCCGGGCATCGACGCCTGGTTCATGGGGCGCAACCAGGTCGAGCCTGGCGAGGGCGGCACGGTACGGACGGCCTTTGGCGACTACACCCCAGCGTCCACGGTGACCGCGTGGGAGCCGCTCAAACGATTCGCATACCGCAGCAGCGAGGCCGAGGACGGACGGTTCATCGCCTACGAGTTCCTGATCGAGGGCCGCAGCAAAGGCAGCACCGTGCTGCGAATGGTGACCAGCGGCTTCCTCCCCGGCGACGACTGGGAGGCGGAGTACGACGCCATGACCAAGGGCTTGGAGCTGTTCTTCCACACCTTGGTGCAGTACCTCACGTACTTCCCCGGTCGGACCGCGACGCCCATCACCGCGTTCGGGCCGCCGGTGACCGACTGGGAGCGCGCGTGGGTGGTGCTCAACGGCGAGCTCGGCCTGACCGGCACGGTCACCGAAGGCGACCAGGCGCGCTTCACCCCGGACGGGCTCCCGCGCATCGACGGCGTTGTGGATGGCGTTGTGTATTTCGTCAATCCGGACACCCTGGGCCTGCGCACGAGCGACGCGCTGTACCGGTTTCTGCGCGGATTCCACGGCGCGATGGTCGTCGGCCACCACCTCTTCTCCGACGTGGACCAGAACCAGGCCGAGCGGGCCTGGCAGGCCTGGCTCACCCGGCTGTTCGACTAG
- a CDS encoding DUF998 domain-containing protein, which yields MAAGLLFIVVGLLQAFTRDGFDLRRHPLSLLSNGDLGWVQISNFVVSGLLFAAAAVGMRRVLRPGRGGTWGPRLIGAVGVGMIAAGVFVADPADGFPPGTPPGRPDALSWHGSLHFIAAGVAFLALIVACFVFARRFAARRQRGWAAYSAATGVVFFAAWSALFAWPDNDGVNVAFAAAALLGVGWVSVMAARLMTELPDAEG from the coding sequence GTGGCCGCTGGCCTCCTGTTCATCGTCGTGGGCTTGCTCCAGGCATTCACCCGCGACGGGTTCGACCTCAGACGTCACCCCCTCAGCCTGCTGAGCAACGGCGACCTGGGCTGGGTCCAGATCAGCAACTTCGTGGTCAGCGGCCTGCTGTTCGCCGCGGCCGCAGTCGGGATGCGGCGAGTCCTGCGTCCCGGCCGGGGCGGCACCTGGGGACCGCGGCTGATCGGCGCTGTCGGGGTGGGGATGATCGCCGCCGGGGTCTTTGTCGCCGACCCTGCCGACGGCTTCCCACCCGGGACACCGCCGGGCCGCCCCGACGCCCTCAGCTGGCACGGCAGCCTGCACTTCATCGCTGCTGGGGTGGCGTTCCTCGCGCTGATCGTGGCGTGTTTCGTGTTTGCCCGCCGGTTTGCCGCCCGCAGGCAACGGGGATGGGCGGCGTACTCCGCGGCAACCGGCGTGGTCTTCTTCGCAGCCTGGTCCGCACTCTTCGCGTGGCCCGACAACGACGGGGTCAACGTGGCCTTCGCTGCCGCGGCGCTGCTCGGCGTGGGATGGGTCTCGGTGATGGCGGCACGGCTGATGACCGAGCTTCCCGACGCCGAAGGCTAG